Proteins encoded together in one Lathyrus oleraceus cultivar Zhongwan6 chromosome 5, CAAS_Psat_ZW6_1.0, whole genome shotgun sequence window:
- the LOC127087747 gene encoding homeobox protein knotted-1-like 3 isoform X5, translating to MAYQNHQLSQNHFTHDDSTTTEPTSEPHPSFQTAPNWLNNALLPNNSSNTNTNTSTNFLNLHSSAASASQSSSQWPRTEDSTIAGMKALDSSHAAAEGLMNWQKAKYKGEIMAHPLYEQLLSAHVACLRIATPVDQLPRIDAQLAESQNVVAKYSAFVQGMLDDDNKQLDHFMSHYVLLLCSFKEQLQQHVRVHAMEAVMACWEIEQSLQSLTGVSPGEGTGATMSEDEDEQVDSDTNLFDGNLDGSDNNMGGFGPLVLTENERSLMERVRHELKHELKQDYKEKIVDIREEILRKRRAGKLPGDTTSVLKDWWQSHAKWPYPTEEDKARLVQETGLQLKQINNWFINQRKRNWHSNPSTSNVMKSKRKR from the exons ATGGCGTATCAAAACCACCAACTCTCTCAAAACCATTTCACTCATGATGACTCCACCACCACCGAACCAACCTCCGAACCTCACCCATCCTTCCAAACCGCACCTAACTGGCTCAACAACGCTCTTCTTCCTAACAACTCATCAAACACCAACACCAACACCAGTACCAATTTCCTCAACCTCCACTCCTCCGCAGCTTCCGCTTCTCAATCCTCCTCCCAATGGCCGAGGACCGAGGATTCCACCATCGCCGGCATGAAAGCACTGGATAGCAGCCACGCAGCGGCGGAGGGATTAATGAACTGGCAGAAAGCGAAATACAAAGGGGAAATAATGGCGCATCCGTTGTACGAACAACTTCTATCAGCACACGTGGCGTGTTTGAGAATCGCCACACCGGTTGACCAGTTGCCGAGGATCGATGCTCAGCTGGCTGAGTCGCAGAATGTTGTTGCCAAGTACTCTGCCTTTGTACAAGGCATGCTTGATGATGATAATAAACAACTCGATCACTTCATG TCACACTATGTTTTGTTGCTTTGTTCATTCAAAGAACAGCTCCAGCAACATGTCCGGGTCCATGCCATGGAAGCAGTAATGGCTTGTTGGGAGATTGAGCAATCCTTGCAAAGTCTAACAG GAGTTTCACCCGGGGAAGGTACAGGAGCAACAATGtctgaagatgaagatgaacaagTGGATAGTGATACTAATCTGTTTGATGGAAATTTGGATGGTTCAGATAATAATATGGGAGGATTTGGTCCTCTTGTTCTAACAGAGAATGAGAGGTCCTTAATGGAACGTGTAAGACATGAATTAAAGCATGAGTTGAAACAG GACTATAAAGAGAAAATTGTGGACATACGAGAGGAAATTTTACGAAAGAGACGAGCAGGGAAACTTCCCGGTGACACGACCTCAGTCCTTAAAGATTGGTGGCAATCACATGCAAAGTGGCCTTATCCCACC GAAGAGGATAAAGCAAGGTTGGTGCAAGAAACAGGTTTGCAATTGAAACAGATCAATAATTGGTTTATCAATCAAAGGAAGAGAAACTGGCACAGCAATCCTTCAACTTCTAATGTCATGAAGAGCAAGCGTAAGAG GTGA
- the LOC127087747 gene encoding homeobox protein knotted-1-like 3 isoform X4 — protein sequence MAYQNHQLSQNHFTHDDSTTTEPTSEPHPSFQTAPNWLNNALLPNNSSNTNTNTSTNFLNLHSSAASASQSSSQWPRTEDSTIAGMKALDSSHAAAEGLMNWQKAKYKGEIMAHPLYEQLLSAHVACLRIATPVDQLPRIDAQLAESQNVVAKYSAFVQGMLDDDNKQLDHFMSHYVLLLCSFKEQLQQHVRVHAMEAVMACWEIEQSLQSLTGVSPGEGTGATMSEDEDEQVDSDTNLFDGNLDGSDNNMGGFGPLVLTENERSLMERVRHELKHELKQDYKEKIVDIREEILRKRRAGKLPGDTTSVLKDWWQSHAKWPYPTEEDKARLVQETGLQLKQINNWFINQRKRNWHSNPSTSNVMKSKRKSNACR from the exons ATGGCGTATCAAAACCACCAACTCTCTCAAAACCATTTCACTCATGATGACTCCACCACCACCGAACCAACCTCCGAACCTCACCCATCCTTCCAAACCGCACCTAACTGGCTCAACAACGCTCTTCTTCCTAACAACTCATCAAACACCAACACCAACACCAGTACCAATTTCCTCAACCTCCACTCCTCCGCAGCTTCCGCTTCTCAATCCTCCTCCCAATGGCCGAGGACCGAGGATTCCACCATCGCCGGCATGAAAGCACTGGATAGCAGCCACGCAGCGGCGGAGGGATTAATGAACTGGCAGAAAGCGAAATACAAAGGGGAAATAATGGCGCATCCGTTGTACGAACAACTTCTATCAGCACACGTGGCGTGTTTGAGAATCGCCACACCGGTTGACCAGTTGCCGAGGATCGATGCTCAGCTGGCTGAGTCGCAGAATGTTGTTGCCAAGTACTCTGCCTTTGTACAAGGCATGCTTGATGATGATAATAAACAACTCGATCACTTCATG TCACACTATGTTTTGTTGCTTTGTTCATTCAAAGAACAGCTCCAGCAACATGTCCGGGTCCATGCCATGGAAGCAGTAATGGCTTGTTGGGAGATTGAGCAATCCTTGCAAAGTCTAACAG GAGTTTCACCCGGGGAAGGTACAGGAGCAACAATGtctgaagatgaagatgaacaagTGGATAGTGATACTAATCTGTTTGATGGAAATTTGGATGGTTCAGATAATAATATGGGAGGATTTGGTCCTCTTGTTCTAACAGAGAATGAGAGGTCCTTAATGGAACGTGTAAGACATGAATTAAAGCATGAGTTGAAACAG GACTATAAAGAGAAAATTGTGGACATACGAGAGGAAATTTTACGAAAGAGACGAGCAGGGAAACTTCCCGGTGACACGACCTCAGTCCTTAAAGATTGGTGGCAATCACATGCAAAGTGGCCTTATCCCACC GAAGAGGATAAAGCAAGGTTGGTGCAAGAAACAGGTTTGCAATTGAAACAGATCAATAATTGGTTTATCAATCAAAGGAAGAGAAACTGGCACAGCAATCCTTCAACTTCTAATGTCATGAAGAGCAAGCGTAAGAG TAATGCATGCAGGTGA
- the LOC127087747 gene encoding homeobox protein knotted-1-like 3 isoform X3, whose amino-acid sequence MAYQNHQLSQNHFTHDDSTTTEPTSEPHPSFQTAPNWLNNALLPNNSSNTNTNTSTNFLNLHSSAASASQSSSQWPRTEDSTIAGMKALDSSHAAAEGLMNWQKAKYKGEIMAHPLYEQLLSAHVACLRIATPVDQLPRIDAQLAESQNVVAKYSAFVQGMLDDDNKQLDHFMSHYVLLLCSFKEQLQQHVRVHAMEAVMACWEIEQSLQSLTVFTTCLTGVSPGEGTGATMSEDEDEQVDSDTNLFDGNLDGSDNNMGGFGPLVLTENERSLMERVRHELKHELKQDYKEKIVDIREEILRKRRAGKLPGDTTSVLKDWWQSHAKWPYPTEEDKARLVQETGLQLKQINNWFINQRKRNWHSNPSTSNVMKSKRKR is encoded by the exons ATGGCGTATCAAAACCACCAACTCTCTCAAAACCATTTCACTCATGATGACTCCACCACCACCGAACCAACCTCCGAACCTCACCCATCCTTCCAAACCGCACCTAACTGGCTCAACAACGCTCTTCTTCCTAACAACTCATCAAACACCAACACCAACACCAGTACCAATTTCCTCAACCTCCACTCCTCCGCAGCTTCCGCTTCTCAATCCTCCTCCCAATGGCCGAGGACCGAGGATTCCACCATCGCCGGCATGAAAGCACTGGATAGCAGCCACGCAGCGGCGGAGGGATTAATGAACTGGCAGAAAGCGAAATACAAAGGGGAAATAATGGCGCATCCGTTGTACGAACAACTTCTATCAGCACACGTGGCGTGTTTGAGAATCGCCACACCGGTTGACCAGTTGCCGAGGATCGATGCTCAGCTGGCTGAGTCGCAGAATGTTGTTGCCAAGTACTCTGCCTTTGTACAAGGCATGCTTGATGATGATAATAAACAACTCGATCACTTCATG TCACACTATGTTTTGTTGCTTTGTTCATTCAAAGAACAGCTCCAGCAACATGTCCGGGTCCATGCCATGGAAGCAGTAATGGCTTGTTGGGAGATTGAGCAATCCTTGCAAAGTCTAACAG TTTTTACCACATGTTTGACAGGAGTTTCACCCGGGGAAGGTACAGGAGCAACAATGtctgaagatgaagatgaacaagTGGATAGTGATACTAATCTGTTTGATGGAAATTTGGATGGTTCAGATAATAATATGGGAGGATTTGGTCCTCTTGTTCTAACAGAGAATGAGAGGTCCTTAATGGAACGTGTAAGACATGAATTAAAGCATGAGTTGAAACAG GACTATAAAGAGAAAATTGTGGACATACGAGAGGAAATTTTACGAAAGAGACGAGCAGGGAAACTTCCCGGTGACACGACCTCAGTCCTTAAAGATTGGTGGCAATCACATGCAAAGTGGCCTTATCCCACC GAAGAGGATAAAGCAAGGTTGGTGCAAGAAACAGGTTTGCAATTGAAACAGATCAATAATTGGTTTATCAATCAAAGGAAGAGAAACTGGCACAGCAATCCTTCAACTTCTAATGTCATGAAGAGCAAGCGTAAGAG GTGA
- the LOC127087747 gene encoding homeobox protein knotted-1-like 3 isoform X1, with translation MAYQNHQLSQNHFTHDDSTTTEPTSEPHPSFQTAPNWLNNALLPNNSSNTNTNTSTNFLNLHSSAASASQSSSQWPRTEDSTIAGMKALDSSHAAAEGLMNWQKAKYKGEIMAHPLYEQLLSAHVACLRIATPVDQLPRIDAQLAESQNVVAKYSAFVQGMLDDDNKQLDHFMSHYVLLLCSFKEQLQQHVRVHAMEAVMACWEIEQSLQSLTVFTTCLTGVSPGEGTGATMSEDEDEQVDSDTNLFDGNLDGSDNNMGGFGPLVLTENERSLMERVRHELKHELKQDYKEKIVDIREEILRKRRAGKLPGDTTSVLKDWWQSHAKWPYPTEEDKARLVQETGLQLKQINNWFINQRKRNWHSNPSTSNVMKSKRKSNACR, from the exons ATGGCGTATCAAAACCACCAACTCTCTCAAAACCATTTCACTCATGATGACTCCACCACCACCGAACCAACCTCCGAACCTCACCCATCCTTCCAAACCGCACCTAACTGGCTCAACAACGCTCTTCTTCCTAACAACTCATCAAACACCAACACCAACACCAGTACCAATTTCCTCAACCTCCACTCCTCCGCAGCTTCCGCTTCTCAATCCTCCTCCCAATGGCCGAGGACCGAGGATTCCACCATCGCCGGCATGAAAGCACTGGATAGCAGCCACGCAGCGGCGGAGGGATTAATGAACTGGCAGAAAGCGAAATACAAAGGGGAAATAATGGCGCATCCGTTGTACGAACAACTTCTATCAGCACACGTGGCGTGTTTGAGAATCGCCACACCGGTTGACCAGTTGCCGAGGATCGATGCTCAGCTGGCTGAGTCGCAGAATGTTGTTGCCAAGTACTCTGCCTTTGTACAAGGCATGCTTGATGATGATAATAAACAACTCGATCACTTCATG TCACACTATGTTTTGTTGCTTTGTTCATTCAAAGAACAGCTCCAGCAACATGTCCGGGTCCATGCCATGGAAGCAGTAATGGCTTGTTGGGAGATTGAGCAATCCTTGCAAAGTCTAACAG TTTTTACCACATGTTTGACAGGAGTTTCACCCGGGGAAGGTACAGGAGCAACAATGtctgaagatgaagatgaacaagTGGATAGTGATACTAATCTGTTTGATGGAAATTTGGATGGTTCAGATAATAATATGGGAGGATTTGGTCCTCTTGTTCTAACAGAGAATGAGAGGTCCTTAATGGAACGTGTAAGACATGAATTAAAGCATGAGTTGAAACAG GACTATAAAGAGAAAATTGTGGACATACGAGAGGAAATTTTACGAAAGAGACGAGCAGGGAAACTTCCCGGTGACACGACCTCAGTCCTTAAAGATTGGTGGCAATCACATGCAAAGTGGCCTTATCCCACC GAAGAGGATAAAGCAAGGTTGGTGCAAGAAACAGGTTTGCAATTGAAACAGATCAATAATTGGTTTATCAATCAAAGGAAGAGAAACTGGCACAGCAATCCTTCAACTTCTAATGTCATGAAGAGCAAGCGTAAGAG TAATGCATGCAGGTGA
- the LOC127087747 gene encoding homeobox protein knotted-1-like 3 isoform X2 produces MAYQNHQLSQNHFTHDDSTTTEPTSEPHPSFQTAPNWLNNALLPNNSSNTNTNTSTNFLNLHSSAASASQSSSQWPRTEDSTIAGMKALDSSHAAAEGLMNWQKAKYKGEIMAHPLYEQLLSAHVACLRIATPVDQLPRIDAQLAESQNVVAKYSAFVQGMLDDDNKQLDHFMSHYVLLLCSFKEQLQQHVRVHAMEAVMACWEIEQSLQSLTVFTTCLTGVSPGEGTGATMSEDEDEQVDSDTNLFDGNLDGSDNNMGGFGPLVLTENERSLMERVRHELKHELKQDYKEKIVDIREEILRKRRAGKLPGDTTSVLKDWWQSHAKWPYPTEEDKARLVQETGLQLKQINNWFINQRKRNWHSNPSTSNVMKSKRKRKK; encoded by the exons ATGGCGTATCAAAACCACCAACTCTCTCAAAACCATTTCACTCATGATGACTCCACCACCACCGAACCAACCTCCGAACCTCACCCATCCTTCCAAACCGCACCTAACTGGCTCAACAACGCTCTTCTTCCTAACAACTCATCAAACACCAACACCAACACCAGTACCAATTTCCTCAACCTCCACTCCTCCGCAGCTTCCGCTTCTCAATCCTCCTCCCAATGGCCGAGGACCGAGGATTCCACCATCGCCGGCATGAAAGCACTGGATAGCAGCCACGCAGCGGCGGAGGGATTAATGAACTGGCAGAAAGCGAAATACAAAGGGGAAATAATGGCGCATCCGTTGTACGAACAACTTCTATCAGCACACGTGGCGTGTTTGAGAATCGCCACACCGGTTGACCAGTTGCCGAGGATCGATGCTCAGCTGGCTGAGTCGCAGAATGTTGTTGCCAAGTACTCTGCCTTTGTACAAGGCATGCTTGATGATGATAATAAACAACTCGATCACTTCATG TCACACTATGTTTTGTTGCTTTGTTCATTCAAAGAACAGCTCCAGCAACATGTCCGGGTCCATGCCATGGAAGCAGTAATGGCTTGTTGGGAGATTGAGCAATCCTTGCAAAGTCTAACAG TTTTTACCACATGTTTGACAGGAGTTTCACCCGGGGAAGGTACAGGAGCAACAATGtctgaagatgaagatgaacaagTGGATAGTGATACTAATCTGTTTGATGGAAATTTGGATGGTTCAGATAATAATATGGGAGGATTTGGTCCTCTTGTTCTAACAGAGAATGAGAGGTCCTTAATGGAACGTGTAAGACATGAATTAAAGCATGAGTTGAAACAG GACTATAAAGAGAAAATTGTGGACATACGAGAGGAAATTTTACGAAAGAGACGAGCAGGGAAACTTCCCGGTGACACGACCTCAGTCCTTAAAGATTGGTGGCAATCACATGCAAAGTGGCCTTATCCCACC GAAGAGGATAAAGCAAGGTTGGTGCAAGAAACAGGTTTGCAATTGAAACAGATCAATAATTGGTTTATCAATCAAAGGAAGAGAAACTGGCACAGCAATCCTTCAACTTCTAATGTCATGAAGAGCAAGCGTAAGAG AAAGAAGTAA
- the LOC127078889 gene encoding uncharacterized protein LOC127078889 — MFPNVKLVNLLASHFNHSPFLLQGETVQISNNKFSFKFENKWLQEEDITVVVKSGWKQREDVEIENRILSCAGELESWSSRKMRIIKDEIAGYLEKMELYRNSDEEELVTSKEDKMTAMRVSILIWDNGNNVIWNNDRDAESKLILQAYHHWYDSFKAQDNYVNGIESHNNQTIWKPPNEGWVKCNVDAGFNN, encoded by the exons atGTTCCCTAATGTCAAGTTGGTAAATTTGTTAGCTTCTCATTTTAATCACAGTCCATTCCTTTTGCAGGGTGAAACAGTTCAAATATCCAATAATAAGTTTTCTTTCAAGTTTGAGAACAAATGGTTACAGGAGGAAGACATTACTGTTGTGGTAAAGTCCGGTTGGAAACAGAGAGAGGATGTTGAAATCGAGAATCGTATCTTATCATGTGCTGGTGAGCTGGAGAGTTGGAGTAGTAGGAAAATGAGGATAATTAAGGATGAGATTGCAGGTTATCTAGAGAAGATGGAGTTGTACCGTAATAGTGATGAGGAGGAGTTGGTTACTAG TAAAGAAGATAAGATGACTGCAATGAGAGTTTCAATTTTGATTTGGGATAATGGGAATAATGTTATTTGGAATAATGATAGAGATGCCGAGTCCAAGTTAATATTGCAAGCTTACCATCATTGGTATGATTCGTTTAAAGCTCAAGATAACTATGTGAATGGGATTGAATCCCACAATAATCAAACCATCTGGAAGCCGCCTAATGAAGGTTGGGTGAAGTGTAATGTTGATGCGGGATTTAATAATTAG